A genomic region of Raphanus sativus cultivar WK10039 chromosome 6, ASM80110v3, whole genome shotgun sequence contains the following coding sequences:
- the LOC108805663 gene encoding calcium-dependent protein kinase 26, whose product MGMDLADKENTTPPLFEFCNCYKVASLTQTILNPVNVSSLKDRYVLGEQLGLGQFGVIRVCSDKFTGERLACKSISKDRLVTQDDMKSIKLEIAIMTKLAGHPNVVDLKAVYEEEDHVHLVMELCAGGELFHKLEKYGRYSEVRARVLFKHLMQVVKFCHDNGIVHRDLKPENVLMATVSSSSPIKLADFGLATYIKPREKLNGTVGSPFYIAPEVLSGGYNQAADVWSAGVILYILLSGVPPFWGKTKSKIFDAVRAADLRFSAEPWDHITSYAKDLIRGMLCVDPSQRLTADDVLAHSWMEELPESGQEQYDQDGFGCEGLENGGCSFSTECVSREQDYSFRMGQLEESIDNDCRSSFSSFLPAVNNNVAPTSVFGGFSFGCEQPESTSVGFPSSGVPSMPSFTFFSPSPATTQNNNTHETDEELRDSSPKRLLPSPDSSSQLERREEEGESQTEAASGKSETRRERGNWSRISGLNSKRNRTIGIGELDQLVVNVAVTETIIRWASCTHIPTAPSLTLSLVC is encoded by the exons ATGGGTATGGACTTAGCTGATAAGGAGAACACGACCCCACCTTTATTTGAATTCTGCAATTGCTACAAAGTTGCTAGCCTTACCCAAACCATTCTCAACCCGGTCAACGTTTCCAGCTTAAAAGACCGTTACGTCCTTGGGGAACAGTTAGGCTTGGGTCAGTTTGGTGTGATCAGAGTATGTTCTGATAAGTTCACTGGAGAGAGGCTTGCCTGCAAGTCTATCTCCAAAGACAGACTGGTTACGCAGGACGACATGAAAAGTATCAAACTCGAGATTGCGATTATGACTAAGTTAGCTGGGCATCCGAATGTTGTGGATCTCAAAGCGGTTTACGAGGAGGAGGATCATGTGCATCTTGTGATGGAGCTTTGCGCAGGCGGCGAGCTTTTTCACAAGCTTGAGAAGTATGGAAGGTATTCTGAGGTCCGTGCCAGGGTGCTCTTCAAGCATTTGATGCAAGTGGTCAAGTTTTGTCATGATAATGGTATTGTCCACAGGGACTTGAAGCCTGAGAACGTTCTCATGGCCACTGTGTCTTCATCATCTCCTATCAAATTGGCTGATTTTGGTTTGGCAACGTATATCAAGCCCA GAGAAAAGTTAAACGGGACGGTTGGTAGTCCGTTTTATATAGCCCCGGAAGTGTTATCAGGGGGGTATAACCAAGCTGCTGATGTATGGAGTGCAGGGGTTATTTTGTACATACTTCTCAGTGGAGTGCCTCCCTTTTGGGGAAAGACTAAGTCCAAGATTTTTGATGCTGTCAGGGCCGCAGATTTGAGGTTTTCTGCTGAGCCATGGGACCATATAACTTCATACGCCAAGGATTTGATCCGTGGGATGCTTTGTGTTGATCCTTCCCAAAGGTTAACAGCTGATGATGTCTTAG CTCACTCTTGGATGGAGGAGTTACCTGAGTCAGGACAAGAACAATATGATCAAGATGGGTTTGGATGTGAAGGGTTGGAGAATGGTGGATGCTCTTTCTCCACAGAGTGTGTTTCTAGGGAACAAGACTATAGCTTTAGGATGGGGCAGTTAGAGGAATCGATAGATAACGATTGTAGATCTTCATTCTCCTCTTTCTTACCCGCGGTTAACAACAACGTAGCGCCAACTTCTGTTTTTGGTGGATTTTCTTTTGGTTGTGAACAACCTGAATCAACCTCTGTTGGCTTTCCATCAAGTGGTGTCCCATCTATGCCAAGCTTTACCTTTTTTAGTCCGAGTCCGGCAACGACACAGAACAACAACACTCATGAAACAGATGAGGAACTTAGAG ACTCAAGCCCAAAGAGGTTACTACCTTCACCAGATTCTTCCTCGCAACTTGAGAGGCGTGAGGAAGAAGGTGAGAGTCAGACAGAAGCAGCATCAGGAAAGTCAGAGACGAGAAGGGAAAGAGGAAACTGGTCAAGAATATCAGGTCTGAACAGCAAAAGAAACAGGACCATAGGAATAGGTGAGCTAGACCAGTTGGTGGTGAATGTTGCAGTCACTGAGACGATAATCCGATGGGCATCTTGCACGCATATTCCCACGGCTCCATCCCTCACCTTGTCTCTCGTCTGCTAG
- the LOC108807435 gene encoding dehydration-responsive element-binding protein 1F-like — MDNNDEVILAETRPKKRAGRIVFKETRHPVYRGIRRRNGDKWVCEIREPTHQRRIWLGTYPTAEMAARAHDVAAYALRGRSACLNFADSAWRLPVPESIDPDVIRRVAADAAEMFRPSEFDSGITVLPSYSNNEVYLGSGSRSGWEERNMYGYVEEEEVSTTMMRLASEPLMSPPRSYVEGEGMTTSNVYMGEEMCYEDTSLWSYSY, encoded by the coding sequence ATGGATAACAACGATGAGGTCATTCTGGCGGAGACGAGGCCGAAGAAGCGTGCGGGACGGATAGTGTTCAAGGAGACACGTCACCCAGTTTACAGAGGCATACGGCGGAGGAACGGTGACAAATGGGTCTGCGAAATCCGAGAGCCGACGCACCAACGCCGCATTTGGCTAGGGACTTATCCCACGGCGGAGATGGCGGCGCGTGCACACGACGTGGCGGCTTATGCTCTGCGCGGGAGATCCGCGTGTTTGAATTTCGCCGACTCCGCCTGGCGGCTTCCGGTGCCGGAATCAATTGATCCAGACGTCATAAGGAGAGTGGCAGCGGACGCAGCAGAGATGTTCCGGCCGTCGGAGTTCGATAGTGGGATTACTGTTTTGCCCTCTTATAGCAACAATGAGGTGTATTTGGGCTCTGGTTCACGTTCGGGATGGGAAGAGAGGAATATGTATGGATAtgtggaggaagaagaagtctCGACGACGATGATGAGACTGGCGTCTGAGCCGCTAATGTCGCCGCCGCGATCTTATGTGGAAGGGGAAGGCATGACGACTTCGAATGTTTACATGGGAGAAGAGATGTGTTATGAAGACACGTCATTGTGGAGTTACAGTTATTGA
- the LOC108807143 gene encoding uncharacterized protein LOC108807143, protein MKGDSKFEPSSSKIVFDDSEDDDEDQSLSSLSSSDEEEEEEKGKELTLEEIHRLRADGSRPAAPLKPSFSQVKKNTGRAADKNITFSEAKKPARANKNRPVELSSRRPVSRYREVIQAPKKVVRDPRFDSLAGNADPEGFRKRYSFFFEEKLPVEREELKKKLKKTKNPEEVDELKDQLTYVEKLLKYDPSTNSKGKSILTEHKKKEREAAKMGKKPYYLKQSEIRKQELIEKYNSLKESGKLSSFLDKRRKKNATKDHRYMPYRRAGASEQ, encoded by the exons ATGAAGGGAGATAGTAAGTTTGAACCGAGCTCGAGTAAGATTGTGTTTGACGACAGTGAAGACGATGATGAAGATCAATCCTTATCGTCTCTGTCTTCTTCAGATGAG gaagaagaagaagagaaagggaAAGAGTTAACATTGGAGGAAATACATAGATTGCGTGCTGATGGGTCTCGTCCTGCTGCTCCTTTGAAGCCATCGTTTTCTCAAGTGAAGAAGAACACTGGTCGTGCTGCAGACAAGAACATTACGTTCTCTGAAGCGAAGAAACCTGCTCGTGCAAACAAGAATAG ACCGGTAGAGTTAAGTTCCAGAAGACCCGTGAGTCGTTATAGAGAGGTTATTCAAGCTCCAAAGAAG GTGGTTCGGGATCCTCGTTTTGACTCATTGGCTGGAAACGCTGATCCTGAGGG GTTCAGGAAGCGATACAGTTTCTTTTTCGAGGAGAAACTTCCTGTAGAAAGAGAG GAACTGAAAAAGAagctaaagaaaacaaagaatcCAGAAGAGGTCGACGAACTCAAGGACCAGTTAACTTATGTT GAGAAGTTGTTGAAGTATGATCCATCAACAAATAGCAAAGGAAAGTCAATATTAACAGaacacaaaaagaaagaaagagaagccGCTAAGATGGGCAAAAAACCTTACTATCTCAAACAAT CTGAGATCCGTAAACAAGAACTCATCGAAAAGTACAACAGTCTCAAG GAATCTGGTAAGCTTTCATCGTTTCTTGACAAACGGAGGAAGAAGAATGCAACGAAGGATCATAGGTACATGCCCTATCGTCGAGCCGGTGCTTCAGAGCAATAG